A window of the Zeugodacus cucurbitae isolate PBARC_wt_2022May chromosome 2, idZeuCucr1.2, whole genome shotgun sequence genome harbors these coding sequences:
- the LOC105215861 gene encoding rh5-interacting protein — MSRIGQNRLGAAVLLLTIGILAVTDALIWPCASNADCTAVDSTCSTATANCECNSFPAVFASNLTACLKTSLIGDQCEDTVQCNLMPSGASCKSGVCDCADGYTYVGGRCRLLNGLNGACETDNDCIFGYDRDSVACLDNVCKCADGYYHRSGNICRRKSMKIGDACVVHTDCEDLGTNVRCNNLSCAEVSQSDSESSKTVLDARTNTPTPTGHTNTNAGTTSTNTHTKTDGGNEKSPSSDGTSQFSKSSRSTSGTSKDTLALVNGRSDLTDDTDHETEQEEAGGNEQKRRSREIAVQTSIDAFELKPLAPLVKNVGTGTTSTSTSSRRFSRYKRRQSAFRYDDEDKTFSTISNTDDDGEEKRYGSSCTENGKLCAGLPHSICSHNICFCSSGYYPSNGKCFAELGEIAESANECEHTFDSLSKKCICQNNYFYERNLRSCRKPIQYTLSCTSNSQCSPFGAAYCPTKIPRRCTCDEYAEYDELRQLCVYKQGLGEYCESNEACSSYANGVCLDNYCACKENFIARDNKCIPGVGAICDADVECGVENTVCDFTSPTSEEREKSCQCKKGYVHFKDECLKEAEELDDECIETEQCKPLLATCKNQKCSCTPEQHFKFGLCQDKKDLGETCARSTECFVEKEPENVECRNSVCQCKFGYQAHEEQKTCIRVVSSTKNSSGRPSALKIITFLLIGSAFLITSAAIKQAYYD; from the exons TAACCGATGCATTAATCTGGCCCTGCGCTTCGAACGCGGATTGCACAGCCGTAGACTCAACATGCTCCACGGCGACGGCAAATTGTGAATGTAACAGTTTTCCAGCTGTTTTCGCTAGCAACTTGACAGCATGTCTGAAGACGTCACTAATTGGTGACCAATGCGAAGACACAGTTCAGTGCAATCTTATGCCATCGGGAGCCAGTTGTAAGTCCGGGGTCTGCGACTGCGCCGATGGATACACTTATGTTGGTGGACGTTGTAGACTATTGAATGGTTTGAATGGTGCTTGCGAAACG GATAATGATTGCATTTTCGGTTATGATCGCGATTCGGTTGCCTGCCTCGATAATGTTTGTAAATGTGCTGACGGTTATTATCACAGGAGTGGAAATATATGTCGGCGTAAATCAATGA aaATTGGCGATGCCTGTGTCGTGCATACGGACTGTGAAGATTTAGGAACAAATGTGCGGTGCAATAATTTGAGTTGTGCCGAGGTATCACAAAGCGATTCGGAATCGTCAAAAACCGTTTTAGATGCCCGTACCAATACACCGACACCCACAGGTCACACGAATACAAACGCCGGCACGaccagcacaaacacacacacgaaaaCTGATGGTGGCAACGAGAAATCACCATCATCAGACGGTACATCACAATTCTCGAAATCATCGAGGTCAACTAGCGGTACTAGTAAAGATACTTTAGCATTGGTGAATGGTCGTAGTGATTTGACTGACGATACCGATCACGAGACGGAGCAAGAAGAGGCCGGTGGTAATGAACAGAAACGGAGATCACGTGAGATCGCTGTACAAACGAGTATCGATGCTTTTGAGTTGAAACCATTGGCGCCGTTAGTGAAGAATGTTGGTACTGGCACCACATCTACTAGTACGAGCAGTCGCCGTTTCTCGCGCTATAAACGTCGTCAATCTGCATTCCGCTACGATGATGAGGATAAGACTTTCTCGACGATATCGAATACTGATGATGATGGAGAAGAAAAGCGTT ATGGCAGCTCTTGCACCGAGAATGGCAAATTGTGCGCGGGACTTCCGCATTCGATTTGCTCACACAACATTTGCTTCTGTAGCTCTGGGTACTATCCAAGTAATGGAAAATGCTTTGCAG AGCTTGGTGAGATAGCGGAGAGTGCCAACGAATGTGAGCACACATTCGATTCATTatccaaaaaatgtatttgccaaaataattacttttacgAACGTAATTTACGCTCTTGTCGAAAAC CAATCCAATATACCTTATCGTGTACCTCGAACAGTCAATGCAGTCCGTTCGGCGCAGCCTATTGTCCTACGAAAATTCCAAGACGTTGCACCTGTGATGAGTATGCAGAGTACGATGAATTGCGCCAGTTGTGCGTCTACAAACAGGGTCTCGGCGAGTACTGTGAATCGAATGAAGCCTGCAGTTCATATGCGAATGGAGTATGCTTAGATAATTATTGTGCATGTAAGGAGAATTTCATCGCAAGGGATAATAAGTGTATACCAG GTGTCGGTGCTATTTGCGATGCCGATGTGGAGTGTGGTGTAGAAAATACGGTTTGTGATTTCACCTCACCGACAAGTGAGGAGCGTGAAAAGTCATGCCAATGCAAAAAGGGCTATGTACATTTTAAGGATGAGTGTCTCAAAGAGG CTGAGGAACTTGACGATGAGTGCATTGAAACGGAGCAATGTAAACCACTATTGGCTACCTGTAAGAATCAGAAATGTTCCTGCACACCCGAACAGCATTTTAAATTTGGGCTTTGTCAGGATAAGAAAG ACCTTGGTGAAACTTGTGCTCGGTCGACAGAATGTTTCGTTGAAAAGGAGCCGGAAAACGTGGAATGCCGTAATTCGGTTTGTCAAtgcaagtttggttatcaaGCGCATGAAGAACAGAAGACTTGTATACGTGTGGTGTCCAGTACCAAAA ATTCTTCCGGAAGGCCAAGTGCtcttaaaataataacattccTATTAATAGGATCAGCTTTCTTAATAACAAGTGCCGCAATTAAACAGGcttattatgattaa